A single Cottoperca gobio chromosome 3, fCotGob3.1, whole genome shotgun sequence DNA region contains:
- the xkr5b gene encoding XK-related protein 5b, which produces MRDYSATPSHGGACIPCCQVCVFAFTAFLIVAERTALIYCFVYYLWVGHNYVYAHLAGFTALFLLPGWGPQWLSYLWYLSDGRIRRKSLTWTHILHLGIFKRLWECMCLPDHDLYDEIMQQADVSALRLFEALVVTLPQTLLQTYVLICTDIGIKSPASVCFVVCLLSLSWALVLYARACLLIRPGHLQMTPSAILCRLLWRVSMLGSRFAILMLFTRIFKQWILGVIGVHWLGATFWMVSQQVDIIRSTSRWRLFNLVLGAIHIFLFLNVKYGQSRYRMAGFYLAMFVENAFLLLASSWLFTMVSWDTVGIPAAVFCSFLIGVIALVLYYRFLHPKSFEIFQSIRHRGIGGACTERGSTLSLDEKDTPTFHRHATLSGGGTLMDLPIQWEGWKHHHWLLIRLAMKTGDITKIWSSYGEGGLAGLMGLPEEVHSPDEPHVPHVPRVPLVPPQAPQILQPALQPALQPAPPQVIEVVLPPQPVPSSVVARPVRKAPPTTIQDIRIFPEIIPVHEVIMEESAEYESSAPPSEKGDEDFQSAVYGSPTLSSPLQPGSLRHIDSNALSLTDASSSVCSLDIKTPGWTPDRRSSLLIGSPEKKPSLPGETSNTLYFSTDAQSPSSGSYLGWGSELSPISTYRSPYRIREARFITSTPRLEPRARSESPGPSSVVIIPATPGTTPGPTPGGTPGASTPTASTPGTSTPGASTPGASTPGASTPGASTPGASTPVATTPGASTPGASTPGATTPGIQIIPLTPVISHPRKQMVQYVDSRERMV; this is translated from the exons ATGAGAGACTACTCAGCGACTCCGAGCCATGGGGGCGCCTGCATCCCGTGCTGCCAAGTTTGCGTCTTCGCCTTTACCGCATTTCTCATCGTTGCAGAGAGGACGGCGC TGATCTATTGCTTTGTGTACTATCTGTGGGTGGGTCACAACTATGTCTATGCCCATCTTGCTGGCTTCACTGCCCTGTTCTTGCTGCCAG GTTGGGGTCCTCAGTGGCTCAGTTACCTGTGGTACCTGTCAGATGGACGCATCCGCAGGAAGTCTCTCACCTGGACACACATACTGCACCTGGGTATCTTCAAAAG GCTGTGGGAGTGCATGTGTCTGCCGGACCACGATTTGTATGATGAGATCATGCAGCAGGCTGATGTGTCTGCCTTGCGTCTGTTTGAGGCCTTGGTGGTCACCCTCCCTCAGACGCTGCTGCAGACCTATGTGCTCATCTGTACTGATATAGGAATCAAATCTCCAG cctcGGTGTGTTTTGTAGTGTGTTTGTTATCTCTGTCTTGGGCCTTGGTCCTCTACGCCAGAGCCTGTTTGCTCATCAGACCTGGACACTTACAAATGACCCCCTCTGCCATCCTCTGTCGACTTCTGTGGAGG GTCAGTATGTTGGGATCTCGATTTGCCATTCTCATGCTCTTCACACGCATCTTCAAACAATGGATCCTGGGAGTCATTG gtgtgcACTGGCTGGGTGCAACCTTCTGGATGGTGTCTCAGCAGGTCGACATCATACGTTCAACTAGTCGATGGAGACTCTTCAACCTCGTTCTGGGTGCCATTCACATCTTCTTGTTCCTCAACGTGAAATACGGTCAATCCAGATACCGCATGGCTGGATTCTAcctg GCCATGTTCGTAGAGAacgcttttcttcttctggccTCCTCGTGGCTGTTTACGATGGTGTCCTGGGATACTGTGGGGATCCCAGCTGCAGTGTTCTGTAGCTTCCTCATTG GAGTGATAGCGTTGGTGCTGTACTATCGTTTCCTCCACCCTAAGTCCTTTGAGATTTTCCAGAGTATTCGCCACAGGGGGATAGGTGGAGCCTGCACGGAGCGGGGATCTACGCTGTCATTGGACGAGAAAGACACGCCCACTTTCCATCGCCATGCAACACTGTCTG GAGGTGGGACCCTCATGGATCTCCCTATCCAATGGGAGGGCTGGAAACATCACCACTGGCTGCTGATTCGCTTGGCCATGAAGACGGGGGATATAACTAAGATCTGGTCGTCGTATGGCGAGGGGGGACTGGCCGGACTGATGGGTCTGCCTGAAGAGGTTCACTCCCCCGATGAACCTCATGTCCCTCATGTCCCTCGG GTTCCACTTGTTCCGCCTCAGGCTCCTCAGATCTTACAACCAGCTCTTCAACCAGCTCTTCAACCAGCTCCACCACAG GTGATAGAGGTGGTCCTGCCACCACAGCCAGTCCCCTCCAGTGTAGTAGCCAGACCAGTGAGAAAGGCTCCACCCACAACAATCCAGGATATCAGAATCTTTCCAGAGATCATCCCCGTCCATGAGGTCATCATGGAAGAGTCTGCAGAATACGAGTCCAGCGCTCCGCCATCAGAAAAAG GTGACGAGGACTTTCAGAGTGCTGTTTACGGCTCACCAACACTTTCATCTCCGCTGCAACCAGGCAGCCTCCGCCACATCGACAGCAATGCTTTGTCCCTGACCGATGCCTCGTCCTCCGTATGTTCCCTGGACATCAAGACTCCCGGCTGGACACCTGATCGACGTTCCTCTCTCCTGATTGGTTCCCCGGAGAAAAAACCATCGCTCCCTGGAGAGACCAGCAACACGCTGTACTTCAGCACGGATGCACAGTCTCCCTCCAGTGGGAGCTATCTTGGCTGGGGCTCCGAGTTGTCGCCCATCTCCACCTACAGAAGTCCCTACCGGATCAGGGAGGCTCGTTTTATCACATCCACCCCACGCCTGGAGCCTCGAGCGAGGTCTGAAAGTCCAGGTCCGTCCTCTGTGGTTATCATCCCTGCCACTCCTGGTACAACACCAGGCCCCACCCCAGGTGGAACCCCTGGTGCATCGACCCCTACTGCTTCCACTCCTGGTACTTCGACTCCTGGTGCTTCAACTCCTGGGGCGTCGACTCCTGGTGCGTCGACTCCTGGGGCGTCGACTCCTGGTGCGTCGACTCCCGTTGCTACAACTCCTGGTGCTTCAACTCCTGGTGCTTCAACTCCTGGTGCTACTACACCCGGTATTCAAATCATTCCACTCACTCCAGTCATCTCCCACCCTCGCAAACAGATGGTCCAGTATgtggacagcagagagagaatggTGTAA